In Blautia sp. SC05B48, a single genomic region encodes these proteins:
- the greA gene encoding transcription elongation factor GreA, with protein sequence MREQLTRKDVEKIEQEIEHRKLVVRKEAIEAVKEARAQGDLSENFEYYAAKKHKNQNESRIRYLERMLKTASIVSDASRSDEVGMDDIVEVLFEEDNEVEKYKLVTSIRGNSMENRISIESPIGKALRGHRVGDRVEVKVNDDYSYYLVIKSIDKTGSEDEEIRGF encoded by the coding sequence ATGAGAGAACAGCTTACCCGCAAGGATGTTGAAAAAATAGAGCAGGAGATCGAACACCGTAAACTGGTAGTACGTAAGGAAGCCATTGAGGCGGTCAAGGAGGCACGTGCCCAGGGAGACTTAAGCGAGAACTTTGAGTATTATGCAGCCAAGAAGCATAAGAATCAGAACGAGAGCCGCATCCGTTATCTGGAGAGGATGCTGAAGACGGCATCCATTGTATCCGATGCTTCCAGATCTGACGAAGTGGGAATGGACGATATCGTGGAAGTTCTTTTTGAAGAAGATAATGAGGTGGAGAAGTACAAGCTGGTTACTTCCATCCGCGGAAATTCCATGGAAAACCGTATCAGTATTGAATCGCCTATCGGCAAGGCACTGCGCGGTCATCGTGTAGGAGACCGGGTGGAAGTAAAGGTCAATGATGATTACAGCTATTACCTTGTAATAAAATCCATCGACAAGACCGGATCTGAGGATGAGGAGATCCGCGGATTCTGA
- a CDS encoding CarD family transcriptional regulator: MFETGEYVVYGRTGICQVTGVTTMRVDGSSGEKLYYVLRPGGETDGKIFTPVKGGKQVLRGIITREEAERLIDEIPSIETLSIENEKFREDSYKKCIRTCECRDLLRIIKTIYVRKQARLSHGKKTTATDERYLKLAEDHLYSEFSMLLDIPKEHMADYIEQRVHQQEEAEEQVCAV; encoded by the coding sequence ATGTTTGAAACAGGCGAATATGTTGTGTATGGTCGTACCGGCATCTGCCAGGTAACAGGAGTTACCACAATGAGGGTGGATGGTTCCTCCGGCGAGAAGCTTTATTATGTACTGAGACCCGGAGGAGAGACAGATGGGAAGATATTTACACCGGTGAAAGGTGGAAAGCAGGTGCTTCGCGGAATCATTACGAGGGAAGAAGCGGAGAGGCTTATCGATGAGATCCCATCCATTGAGACACTGAGTATTGAGAATGAGAAATTCCGGGAGGATAGCTACAAGAAATGCATCCGTACCTGTGAATGCAGAGATCTTCTTCGGATCATCAAGACGATCTACGTCAGAAAACAGGCCAGATTATCTCATGGCAAAAAAACAACCGCTACAGACGAGCGGTATCTGAAGCTTGCAGAGGATCATCTCTATTCTGAATTTTCCATGTTACTGGATATCCCCAAAGAACATATGGCAGATTATATTGAACAGCGAGTACACCAGCAGGAGGAAGCCGAAGAACAGGTATGCGCTGTTTGA
- a CDS encoding translation factor GTPase family protein, which produces MGEKPQNIKHRHISLGVLAHVDAGKTTLSEGLLFKCGRIRKIGRVDHKDAYLDTYELERERGITIFSKQAVFSMGDMEVTLLDTPGHVDFSAEMERTLQVLDYAILVINGADGVQGHTQTLWRLLTQYKIPTFLFVNKMDQEGTDRERLLEELKKKLSGCCVDFSGELECSGAEAAGKKENPVDNSGKSPSAEGMQLKDNASEAEKENISGTQGASDKINGTDDFLENIAMCEENLLESFLETGTIAKKDVAELILERKLFPCFFGSALKMEGVDAFIHGMETYMAVPSYPAEFGARIFKIARDEQGSRLTYMKITGGSLKVKETLTNAGRNGIPAEEIWEEKADQIRIYSGAKFEMLKEAEAGTVCAVTGLTETYPGEGLGIEADSAMPVLEPVLNYQIILPEGCDAHRMLKSLKELEEEEPQLHIMWDEQLGEIHAMLMGEVQIEILKHLIWERFHVAVEFGTGNIVYKETIVAPVEGVGHFEPLRHYAEVHLLLEPGERGSGLQFFTAANEDQLDRNWQRLILTHLEEKEHLGVLTGSPITDMQITLLTGRAHQKHTEGGDFRQATYRAVRQGLKKAETLLLEPYYSFRLEVPAENVGRAMTDIQRMQGTFQGPETQGELSVITGSAPVAKMRDYQSQVVSYTRGRGHLTCTLKGYEPCQDQEQIAEEIGYDSERDLENPTGSVFCAHGAGFVVPWYEVEEYMHLEGTQLPDSNDAYEDSDNSSAGVRAGQGTAKNSPDHRAANAGRGKYTSMYGSYEEEKELKAIFEKTFGPVSSKKYGSNSRSFGNPESGSSFSGKGDKGAADSGLTAKTGHGAWRNSSPAIHREDYLLVDGCNIIFAWEDLRDLAQADFHAAQSRLMDILSDYQGIKGCILILVFDAYRVEGHPEETFQYHNIHVVYTKEAETADQYIERTVHKIGRKHNVTVATSDGLEQIIIMGQGAARISARGFKDEIASAKQQMREEWQERRDNSKTYLFDSMTPELKSHMEDIRLGRKKKEEL; this is translated from the coding sequence ATGGGAGAAAAACCTCAGAATATAAAACACAGACATATAAGCCTGGGCGTGCTTGCCCATGTGGATGCAGGAAAGACGACATTATCGGAAGGCCTGCTTTTTAAATGCGGAAGGATCCGAAAAATCGGAAGAGTCGATCACAAGGATGCGTATCTGGATACCTATGAGCTTGAGAGGGAGAGAGGAATCACCATTTTTTCAAAGCAGGCAGTTTTTTCCATGGGGGATATGGAAGTGACACTTCTGGATACGCCGGGGCATGTGGATTTTTCTGCTGAGATGGAGCGTACCCTGCAGGTGCTGGATTATGCGATCCTGGTGATCAACGGAGCAGATGGTGTGCAAGGGCATACACAGACATTGTGGAGACTGCTGACACAGTATAAGATCCCAACATTTCTTTTTGTAAATAAAATGGACCAGGAAGGAACGGACAGGGAAAGACTTCTTGAGGAGCTGAAGAAGAAATTAAGCGGATGCTGTGTGGATTTTAGTGGAGAACTGGAATGCTCCGGTGCAGAAGCAGCAGGGAAAAAGGAGAATCCTGTGGATAACTCCGGGAAATCTCCGTCAGCTGAAGGAATGCAGCTGAAAGACAACGCCAGTGAAGCAGAAAAAGAGAATATATCCGGAACGCAGGGTGCTTCTGATAAAATAAATGGTACGGATGATTTTCTGGAAAATATCGCCATGTGTGAGGAGAACCTTCTGGAAAGCTTCCTGGAAACAGGAACGATCGCAAAAAAGGATGTGGCAGAGCTGATCCTGGAGCGAAAGCTTTTTCCATGCTTTTTTGGATCTGCCCTGAAGATGGAAGGCGTAGATGCTTTTATCCATGGAATGGAGACCTACATGGCAGTACCGTCCTATCCCGCAGAATTCGGAGCCAGGATCTTTAAGATCGCCAGAGATGAGCAGGGAAGCCGTCTCACTTATATGAAGATCACCGGCGGCAGCCTGAAGGTTAAGGAGACGCTGACCAATGCAGGAAGAAATGGTATTCCGGCAGAGGAGATCTGGGAGGAAAAGGCAGATCAGATCCGTATCTATTCCGGTGCAAAATTTGAAATGCTCAAAGAGGCAGAGGCAGGAACCGTCTGTGCAGTTACAGGTCTTACCGAAACATATCCTGGAGAGGGACTTGGCATTGAGGCGGATTCTGCCATGCCGGTGCTGGAACCGGTACTGAATTATCAGATCATCCTTCCGGAGGGCTGTGACGCTCACAGGATGCTGAAAAGCCTGAAGGAGCTGGAGGAGGAAGAACCGCAGCTTCATATCATGTGGGATGAGCAGCTGGGAGAGATCCACGCCATGCTGATGGGCGAGGTACAGATCGAGATCCTGAAGCATCTGATCTGGGAGCGTTTTCATGTGGCAGTAGAATTTGGGACCGGTAATATCGTATACAAAGAAACCATTGTCGCACCGGTGGAAGGCGTGGGACATTTTGAACCGCTTCGTCATTATGCAGAGGTGCATCTTCTTCTGGAACCGGGAGAGAGAGGAAGCGGACTTCAGTTTTTTACTGCGGCAAATGAAGATCAGCTGGATCGGAACTGGCAGCGGCTGATCCTGACACATCTGGAGGAAAAAGAGCATCTGGGAGTCCTTACCGGATCACCCATCACCGATATGCAGATCACACTTCTCACCGGGCGGGCACATCAGAAGCATACGGAAGGTGGAGATTTCCGGCAGGCGACCTACCGTGCTGTGCGCCAGGGCCTCAAGAAAGCGGAGACGCTTCTTCTGGAACCCTATTACAGCTTCCGACTTGAGGTTCCGGCAGAAAATGTAGGACGTGCCATGACGGATATCCAGAGGATGCAGGGAACCTTTCAGGGGCCGGAAACCCAGGGAGAGCTATCGGTGATCACAGGAAGTGCGCCGGTGGCAAAAATGAGGGATTATCAGAGTCAGGTAGTTTCCTACACAAGAGGCAGAGGTCATCTGACCTGTACTCTGAAGGGCTATGAACCCTGCCAGGATCAGGAGCAGATCGCAGAGGAGATCGGATATGATTCCGAGAGAGATCTTGAGAATCCTACAGGTTCTGTATTCTGTGCCCATGGAGCAGGCTTCGTGGTTCCCTGGTATGAGGTAGAAGAATATATGCATCTGGAAGGAACTCAGCTTCCGGACAGTAATGATGCCTATGAGGATTCCGACAACAGCTCTGCAGGAGTGCGTGCAGGTCAGGGAACAGCCAAAAACAGTCCTGATCACAGAGCAGCCAATGCCGGCCGTGGAAAATATACATCCATGTATGGAAGCTACGAAGAGGAAAAAGAACTGAAGGCAATCTTTGAGAAAACTTTTGGTCCGGTGAGCTCAAAGAAATACGGCAGTAACAGCCGAAGCTTCGGAAATCCGGAAAGCGGAAGCAGCTTTTCCGGAAAGGGAGACAAAGGTGCAGCAGATTCCGGCCTTACGGCAAAAACCGGTCACGGCGCTTGGAGAAATAGCAGTCCGGCCATCCACAGAGAGGACTATCTGCTGGTGGACGGCTGCAATATCATATTTGCCTGGGAGGATTTAAGAGATCTGGCACAGGCAGACTTTCATGCGGCACAGTCCAGGTTAATGGACATCTTAAGCGATTATCAGGGAATCAAGGGATGTATCCTGATCCTGGTATTTGATGCCTACCGTGTGGAGGGCCATCCGGAGGAAACCTTCCAGTATCATAACATTCATGTTGTCTATACAAAAGAAGCGGAAACAGCAGACCAGTATATTGAACGCACTGTCCATAAAATCGGACGGAAGCATAACGTGACAGTTGCCACATCAGACGGACTGGAGCAGATCATCATTATGGGACAGGGAGCCGCCAGGATCTCAGCGCGCGGATTCAAAGATGAGATCGCTTCCGCAAAACAGCAGATGAGAGAAGAATGGCAGGAGCGCAGGGACAACAGCAAAACCTATCTCTTTGACAGTATGACACCGGAACTGAAATCTCATATGGAAGACATCCGTCTGGGAAGAAAGAAAAAAGAAGAATTATAA